From Bacillota bacterium, a single genomic window includes:
- a CDS encoding hydrogenase iron-sulfur subunit: protein MNMNTDTDVNMDTNTNQDSEWEPKIVAFLCNWCSYAGADLAGTSRIQYPPNIRVIRVPCSGRVDPLLILKCLQRGADGVLVSGCHPGDCHYIAGNYLARRKFAMLKRLIEYFGVEEGRVQFSWVSAAEGEKFADVIKTVTRRVRELGPARKLVKVREMQGGAGAVL, encoded by the coding sequence ATGAATATGAATACAGATACGGATGTGAATATGGATACGAATACGAACCAGGACAGCGAATGGGAGCCGAAGATCGTCGCATTCCTCTGCAACTGGTGCTCATATGCCGGCGCGGACCTCGCAGGGACCAGTCGAATACAGTACCCGCCCAATATCCGGGTCATCCGGGTGCCGTGCTCGGGACGGGTCGACCCGCTCCTCATCCTAAAATGCCTGCAGCGCGGCGCCGACGGCGTGCTCGTGTCGGGGTGCCACCCTGGCGACTGTCACTATATAGCCGGCAATTACCTCGCTAGACGCAAATTCGCCATGCTCAAGAGGCTTATTGAGTATTTCGGTGTGGAGGAGGGAAGGGTTCAGTTTTCATGGGTCTCCGCCGCTGAGGGCGAGAAGTTCGCGGACGTCATCAAAACCGTGACGAGGCGCGTCAGGGAGCTGGGCCCGGCCCGTAAGCTGGTCAAGGTGAGGGAAATGCAAGGAGGGGCGGGCGCAGTTTTATGA
- a CDS encoding CoB--CoM heterodisulfide reductase iron-sulfur subunit A family protein, giving the protein MTLDKNVGAVLVVGGGIGGMQAALDLANSGFKVYIVEAKPAIGGVMAQLDKTFPTNDCSMCIMSPKLVECGRHLNIEVIPNSEVTGLEGSPGNFTAMVKTRARYIDVEKCTGCGLCAEHCPVSAARDAFNAGLSRRPSVYIDYPQAVPLAYAIDRETCIGCGLCENICMAGAVKYDDAANTRELNVGAVILAPGFEPYDPGRMAEYGYGRYPNVVTSVEFERILSASGPFEGRVLRPSDGDIPRKIAFIQCVGSRDRSCGNEYCSSVCCMYASKEAVIAKEHAPGVEPTIFYMDMRSYGKGFDSYIERAKSEYGVRYIRTRVADISEAPETNNLIVSYEDEGGRVVKEEFDLVVLSVGLEPPKGAVDLARALGIELDEYGFARTGAFDPVETSRPGVFVCGAMQGPKDIPETVTQASGAAGAAAALLASARGSLVREKTYPPEKDLRGKGPRIGVFVCHCGINIGGVVDVPAVVEYAKTLPHVVYAERNLYTCSQDTQKRIQEKIQEHGLTRVVVASCTPRTHEPLFQETIREAGLNHYLFAMANIRDQCSWVHMHEPGLATEKAKDLVRMAVARAALLEPLERLPISVKHSALIIGGGLAGMTAALDLARQGFEVHLVERELELGGHLRRIYFTLEGKDVQAHLEDLIRRVDGEPLIHVYLGCVVSEIAGYVGNFKSRIAPVGGGIEAEVEHGVVIVATGAGEFKPDRYLYGENPRVVTQSEFEELLAAGRIRPGARDEQDEPGAPDGRAASTGTGRTFVMIQCVGSREAGRDYCSRMCCSEAVKNALRLKAEDPEADVYVLYRDIRTYGEREAYFQRAREAGVVFIRYPEDEPPVVEEVAGPSAVGPVAAEPMAGQGGDGGGEPSARLRVVVRDTLLGSRIAIPADMVVLAAAIVPNDSNHQLAQMLKVPLDDNGFFLEAHMKLRPVDFATEGVFLAGLAHAPKSIDETVAQAHAAAARACTVLSLEEIRSEGIKSEINKARCSGCGMCVEVCQYKAIELDSKERVARINAALCKGCGACAATCRCGAVTLKGFTDEEILAEVNAV; this is encoded by the coding sequence ATGACCTTGGATAAGAATGTTGGAGCTGTTCTGGTCGTGGGTGGCGGGATCGGGGGGATGCAGGCGGCCCTTGATCTCGCAAATTCCGGCTTCAAGGTGTATATCGTGGAGGCAAAGCCGGCCATCGGCGGGGTCATGGCGCAGCTCGACAAGACCTTCCCGACGAATGATTGCTCCATGTGCATAATGTCGCCCAAGCTCGTTGAGTGCGGCAGGCACCTGAATATAGAGGTGATCCCCAACAGCGAGGTGACGGGCCTCGAAGGCAGCCCGGGGAACTTCACGGCGATGGTGAAGACGAGGGCGAGGTATATTGATGTCGAGAAGTGCACGGGGTGCGGGCTGTGCGCCGAGCACTGCCCTGTCAGCGCGGCGCGGGACGCCTTTAATGCGGGGCTCTCCCGCCGGCCGTCAGTCTACATAGATTACCCGCAGGCCGTGCCTCTCGCCTATGCCATTGACAGGGAAACGTGCATAGGCTGCGGGCTGTGCGAGAATATCTGCATGGCCGGGGCCGTGAAATACGATGATGCCGCAAACACCCGGGAGCTCAACGTCGGCGCCGTTATCCTGGCGCCAGGCTTTGAGCCGTATGACCCCGGGCGGATGGCCGAGTACGGCTACGGGCGCTATCCAAACGTGGTGACCAGCGTGGAGTTCGAGCGCATTCTGAGCGCCTCGGGGCCGTTCGAGGGCAGGGTCCTCCGGCCCTCCGACGGCGACATACCCCGGAAGATCGCGTTCATCCAGTGCGTTGGCTCGAGGGACAGGTCCTGCGGCAATGAATACTGTTCATCCGTATGCTGCATGTATGCGAGCAAGGAGGCCGTGATTGCAAAGGAGCATGCCCCCGGTGTCGAGCCCACCATATTCTATATGGATATGCGATCCTACGGGAAGGGCTTCGACAGCTACATCGAAAGGGCCAAGTCTGAATACGGCGTCAGGTATATAAGGACGCGCGTGGCCGATATCTCGGAGGCTCCCGAGACGAATAACCTCATCGTTTCGTATGAGGACGAGGGTGGAAGGGTTGTAAAGGAAGAATTCGACCTGGTCGTGCTGAGCGTGGGCCTGGAGCCCCCGAAGGGCGCAGTCGACCTGGCGCGGGCCCTGGGCATAGAGCTCGATGAGTACGGCTTTGCCAGGACCGGGGCCTTCGACCCTGTGGAGACCTCGCGCCCGGGGGTTTTCGTGTGCGGCGCGATGCAGGGGCCCAAGGACATACCGGAGACGGTGACGCAGGCGAGCGGGGCGGCCGGAGCGGCGGCGGCGCTCCTGGCGAGCGCTCGCGGGAGCCTGGTCCGTGAGAAGACCTACCCGCCGGAGAAGGATCTCAGGGGCAAGGGCCCCCGGATAGGGGTCTTTGTATGTCACTGCGGCATCAACATCGGCGGCGTGGTGGATGTCCCGGCCGTTGTCGAATACGCTAAGACGCTGCCTCATGTGGTTTACGCCGAGCGAAATCTCTATACCTGCTCCCAGGATACGCAGAAGCGCATCCAGGAGAAGATACAGGAGCACGGCCTCACCAGGGTCGTTGTCGCATCGTGCACCCCGCGGACGCACGAGCCCCTCTTCCAGGAGACCATCCGCGAGGCCGGGCTGAATCATTACCTCTTTGCCATGGCGAACATTCGCGACCAGTGTTCATGGGTACACATGCACGAGCCGGGGCTCGCCACGGAAAAGGCCAAGGACCTTGTGCGGATGGCCGTCGCGAGGGCGGCGCTCCTGGAGCCCCTCGAGCGGCTACCTATCTCAGTGAAGCATTCGGCGCTCATCATAGGTGGCGGCCTCGCAGGCATGACGGCGGCGCTGGACCTGGCGCGCCAGGGCTTTGAGGTTCACTTGGTCGAGAGGGAGCTCGAGCTGGGCGGCCACCTTCGCAGGATATATTTTACGCTCGAGGGCAAGGATGTGCAGGCGCATCTCGAGGATTTGATTCGCAGGGTCGACGGCGAGCCGCTCATCCACGTTTACCTTGGGTGCGTTGTAAGCGAGATAGCAGGATACGTGGGCAATTTCAAGAGCAGGATCGCGCCGGTTGGCGGCGGCATCGAGGCCGAGGTCGAGCATGGTGTCGTTATAGTGGCCACCGGGGCCGGCGAGTTCAAGCCTGATAGGTACCTCTACGGGGAGAATCCCAGGGTCGTCACCCAGTCCGAGTTCGAGGAGCTACTTGCCGCGGGAAGGATTCGACCTGGCGCACGAGATGAGCAGGATGAGCCGGGCGCGCCCGATGGTCGCGCCGCGAGCACCGGCACCGGTCGCACCTTCGTGATGATACAGTGCGTGGGCTCGCGCGAGGCCGGGCGGGATTACTGCAGTAGGATGTGCTGCAGCGAAGCGGTGAAGAACGCCCTCAGGTTGAAGGCTGAGGACCCCGAGGCCGACGTATATGTCCTCTACCGGGATATCAGGACCTATGGGGAGAGGGAGGCATACTTCCAGCGGGCCCGCGAGGCTGGCGTTGTATTCATACGTTATCCCGAGGATGAGCCCCCGGTAGTCGAGGAAGTGGCCGGGCCTAGTGCGGTGGGGCCTGTGGCGGCTGAGCCCATGGCCGGGCAAGGGGGCGATGGGGGTGGAGAACCCTCCGCGAGGCTCCGCGTGGTGGTGCGCGATACGCTTCTCGGGAGCAGGATTGCGATACCAGCTGACATGGTGGTGCTTGCCGCCGCCATCGTGCCCAACGATTCAAATCACCAGCTGGCGCAGATGCTGAAGGTTCCCCTCGATGATAACGGCTTCTTCCTGGAGGCCCACATGAAGCTGCGACCCGTGGATTTCGCCACGGAGGGGGTATTCCTGGCGGGCCTCGCCCATGCGCCGAAGTCGATAGATGAGACGGTGGCGCAGGCTCATGCGGCGGCCGCGCGGGCATGCACCGTCCTGAGCCTGGAGGAGATCAGGAGCGAGGGGATAAAGTCCGAGATCAACAAGGCGCGGTGCAGCGGGTGCGGGATGTGCGTCGAGGTTTGCCAGTACAAGGCGATCGAGCTTGATTCGAAGGAGCGCGTTGCCAGGATCAATGCGGCCCTGTGCAAGGGCTGCGGCGCGTGCGCTGCGACCTGCCGGTGCGGGGCGGTAACCCTGAAGGGGTTCACGGATGAGGAGATACTGGCGGAGGTGAATGCGGTGTGA
- a CDS encoding hydrogenase iron-sulfur subunit — MAETKVESGFESGVEPGFEPEIVAFLCNWCSYAGADLAGTSRLGYPANVRAIRVMCSGRIDPAMMIRPFMNGADGVLVLGCHFGDCHYLTGNYQTDQRVRIVWEVLRQVGIDPGRLHLDWVSAAEGARFAEIVEEFCNRIRHMGPLKASSSFSPLPRSSPSSLSSSPPAAAASAASSSSSCDGLALALAIAVEIVEGERFRWLVGRLRELREEGSVYGERIDEARLERLVQDVIAEEYVRAGVRILAAREPLSVKDIASMLGLAAMDVLKQVAYLKKRGVLDIYDVQQQSPRYQSTTTGIGVDDLG; from the coding sequence GTGGCTGAGACGAAAGTTGAGTCAGGGTTCGAGTCAGGAGTTGAGCCGGGGTTTGAGCCGGAGATCGTGGCCTTCCTGTGCAACTGGTGCTCATACGCCGGCGCCGACCTCGCGGGCACGTCGAGGCTCGGCTATCCGGCCAACGTGCGCGCCATCCGGGTGATGTGCTCGGGAAGGATCGACCCCGCGATGATGATCAGGCCCTTTATGAACGGCGCCGACGGGGTCCTCGTGCTTGGGTGCCATTTCGGGGATTGCCACTACCTCACGGGCAACTACCAGACTGACCAGCGCGTGAGGATTGTATGGGAGGTGCTCCGCCAGGTCGGCATAGACCCTGGGAGGCTGCATCTTGACTGGGTTTCGGCGGCCGAGGGCGCCAGGTTTGCCGAGATCGTCGAGGAATTCTGCAATAGGATAAGGCACATGGGGCCGCTGAAGGCTTCGTCTTCATTTTCGCCTTTGCCTCGATCATCACCGTCATCATTATCATCATCACCACCAGCAGCAGCGGCATCAGCAGCATCTTCTTCTTCATCCTGCGATGGGCTTGCTCTGGCCCTGGCGATAGCTGTGGAGATCGTAGAAGGCGAGAGGTTCAGGTGGCTCGTGGGGAGGCTGCGCGAGCTCAGGGAAGAGGGTAGCGTATATGGCGAGAGGATTGATGAGGCCAGGCTCGAGCGGCTGGTGCAAGATGTGATAGCCGAGGAATACGTGCGGGCGGGGGTGCGAATCCTTGCGGCGCGTGAACCGTTATCGGTTAAGGATATAGCATCAATGCTCGGGCTGGCCGCCATGGATGTCTTGAAGCAGGTTGCGTACCTAAAGAAACGCGGGGTCCTCGATATTTACGATGTCCAGCAACAATCGCCCAGATACCAGTCAACAACTACGGGCATAGGGGTAGATGACCTTGGATAA
- a CDS encoding CoB--CoM heterodisulfide reductase iron-sulfur subunit A family protein produces MAHGGVKAGPTPRIGVYVCHCGLNIAATVDVARVRDVVAGLPGVVVARDNKYTCSEVGQKTIADDIKDLNLDRVVIASCSPRLHERTFRQLMTRSGLNPFLLEMANIREQCSWVHGHDREAATRKAAALTRAAIARAALLEPLERNVGSVTKSAMVIGGGVAGISAALYLANMGVKTYLVEREPSIGGHMAMLDKTFPTLDCSLCILSPKMVEVRENSNIELLSYTEVRKVEGQVGSFRVEVLRKPRYIDESKCVACGLCAEKCPSKAPDEFNRGYSERKAIYIPFPQAIPASYVIDPDYCRYFTRGGKCRVCEKICERGAVDFSQREEIVTLEVGAIVMATGFEPYDASRKTQYGYGRFPNVITSLDFERIICADGPTHGKLKRPSDWEAPRRIAFIQCVGSRDEHEMDGAGKYCSRVCCMITAKQAFMIKEKYPDAEVYVYYTDMRTAGKGFEEFYQRGRSEGIVFVRGKPGEIVESPEDHSLRIVAEDADSGCILDLTFDMAVLAIGLRPPGGLVELAQKLNVSRSADGFLLEGHPKLRPAETSIEGIYLAGCAQFPKDIPDSVAQAGCAAAAAAGVLASDRIEMDPLNPVVDEELCIGCRLCEKLCPYGGIKVEKTDKGFKARVIEVACKGCGVCGAACSARAIKMRHYSDDQIYAQTAALLEVS; encoded by the coding sequence ATGGCACACGGCGGGGTCAAAGCTGGCCCCACCCCCCGGATTGGTGTGTACGTATGTCACTGCGGGCTGAATATAGCGGCAACGGTGGATGTGGCGCGCGTGCGCGATGTTGTGGCCGGCCTGCCGGGGGTTGTCGTTGCGCGCGATAACAAGTATACATGTAGCGAGGTCGGGCAAAAGACCATCGCTGATGACATCAAGGACCTCAACCTCGACAGGGTTGTTATAGCATCATGCTCACCCCGCCTTCATGAGCGTACCTTTCGCCAGCTCATGACCAGGTCGGGGTTGAACCCGTTCCTCCTGGAGATGGCCAACATCCGGGAGCAGTGCTCCTGGGTGCACGGGCATGATCGCGAGGCTGCGACCAGGAAGGCTGCGGCGCTCACAAGAGCTGCCATCGCGCGGGCTGCGCTTTTGGAGCCCCTCGAGCGCAATGTGGGCTCCGTGACGAAGTCAGCCATGGTGATCGGGGGAGGGGTTGCGGGGATCTCGGCGGCCCTGTATCTTGCAAATATGGGCGTAAAGACCTATCTCGTGGAGCGGGAGCCGAGCATTGGCGGGCACATGGCGATGCTCGACAAGACGTTCCCAACCCTCGATTGCAGCCTGTGCATCCTGTCCCCGAAGATGGTAGAGGTGCGGGAGAACAGCAACATCGAGCTCTTGAGTTATACAGAAGTTCGAAAGGTCGAGGGTCAGGTGGGGAGCTTCAGGGTTGAGGTCCTGCGGAAGCCGCGATATATAGATGAATCCAAATGCGTGGCGTGCGGCCTCTGCGCTGAGAAATGCCCATCAAAGGCCCCGGATGAATTCAATCGCGGCTATTCGGAGCGGAAGGCCATATATATTCCATTCCCCCAGGCGATCCCCGCAAGCTACGTAATCGATCCGGATTATTGCAGGTACTTCACGCGCGGCGGGAAGTGCCGGGTCTGCGAGAAGATCTGCGAGCGCGGGGCGGTGGATTTCTCCCAGAGGGAGGAGATCGTGACGCTGGAGGTCGGGGCCATAGTGATGGCCACAGGCTTTGAGCCTTATGACGCCTCCAGGAAGACACAGTATGGCTACGGGCGTTTCCCGAATGTCATCACAAGCCTTGATTTCGAGCGGATCATCTGCGCCGATGGCCCCACCCATGGGAAGCTGAAGAGGCCGTCCGATTGGGAGGCTCCGCGTCGCATAGCCTTTATCCAGTGCGTCGGGTCGCGCGATGAGCATGAAATGGATGGGGCGGGGAAGTATTGCTCGCGTGTGTGCTGCATGATAACGGCGAAGCAGGCTTTCATGATCAAGGAGAAATACCCGGATGCCGAGGTTTACGTCTACTATACCGATATGCGCACGGCCGGCAAGGGCTTCGAGGAGTTTTATCAACGCGGGCGAAGCGAGGGCATTGTCTTCGTGAGGGGGAAGCCCGGTGAGATAGTGGAGAGCCCTGAGGACCACAGCCTCCGGATCGTCGCGGAGGATGCAGATAGCGGGTGTATCCTGGATCTCACGTTTGATATGGCCGTGTTGGCTATAGGGCTGCGGCCGCCCGGGGGCCTCGTGGAGCTGGCGCAGAAGCTGAACGTCTCAAGGAGCGCCGACGGGTTCCTGCTCGAGGGCCATCCGAAGTTGCGGCCGGCCGAAACCTCCATTGAAGGAATTTACCTGGCCGGGTGTGCTCAATTCCCCAAGGATATCCCGGATAGCGTCGCCCAGGCGGGGTGCGCGGCGGCCGCGGCCGCGGGCGTCCTGGCGAGCGACAGGATAGAGATGGACCCGCTGAATCCTGTTGTCGATGAGGAGTTGTGCATCGGGTGCCGGCTCTGCGAGAAGCTTTGCCCCTATGGCGGCATCAAGGTTGAGAAGACCGATAAGGGATTCAAGGCGAGGGTCATCGAGGTGGCGTGCAAGGGGTGCGGCGTGTGCGGCGCCGCGTGTTCGGCGAGGGCCATCAAGATGCGCCACTACTCGGATGACCAGATCTACGCCCAGACGGCGGCGCTGCTGGAGGTGAGCTAG
- a CDS encoding CoB--CoM heterodisulfide reductase iron-sulfur subunit B family protein translates to MKYAIFLGCTVPVRAMSYEVSARKVAGGFGIELIDIPEFSCCGYPVKSVHQDTTLLMAARNLSLAEEHGLDITTLCSACTSVLTEAARRLGEDGELLGKVNEQLKRLGRKYSGRTRVRHFARVLYEDVGLDRVRESVKRDISSLRIASHYGCHYLKPSEIYDRFDDPEVPASLDALVEAAGAVPVDYVTKKECCGGAILGVDENISLSMTKQKLDDISKRGADAINLVCPFCNIMYGANQRKIQSKYGVKYDLPVLYYPQVLGLAMGMEPEELALNMNPIKPKALLAKLG, encoded by the coding sequence GTGAAGTATGCTATATTTTTGGGTTGCACGGTGCCCGTGAGGGCCATGAGCTACGAGGTCTCGGCCCGCAAGGTTGCAGGCGGCTTCGGTATTGAGCTTATTGATATACCCGAATTCAGCTGCTGCGGCTATCCTGTGAAGTCGGTTCACCAGGATACGACGCTTCTCATGGCTGCGCGGAATCTGAGCCTTGCGGAGGAGCACGGCCTCGATATCACCACCCTTTGCAGCGCCTGCACCTCCGTCCTGACCGAGGCGGCCAGGAGGCTCGGCGAGGACGGGGAGCTTCTCGGCAAGGTCAATGAGCAGCTGAAGAGGCTGGGGAGGAAGTATTCGGGCCGGACCAGGGTCAGGCACTTCGCGCGCGTTCTTTATGAGGATGTCGGGCTTGATAGGGTGAGGGAGAGCGTGAAACGCGATATCAGCTCCCTGCGGATCGCCTCGCATTACGGATGCCATTACCTGAAGCCGTCCGAGATTTACGACCGTTTCGACGACCCCGAGGTGCCGGCCAGCCTCGACGCGCTGGTGGAGGCCGCGGGGGCGGTGCCGGTCGACTATGTTACAAAGAAGGAGTGCTGCGGCGGTGCGATTCTCGGGGTCGATGAAAACATATCCCTCAGCATGACCAAACAGAAGCTGGACGATATCTCGAAGCGCGGCGCCGACGCCATAAACCTCGTCTGCCCGTTCTGTAATATCATGTATGGGGCAAACCAGAGGAAGATACAGTCCAAGTATGGCGTCAAATACGACCTGCCCGTCCTCTATTATCCGCAGGTTCTCGGGCTTGCGATGGGGATGGAGCCGGAGGAGCTCGCGCTCAACATGAACCCCATAAAGCCCAAGGCGCTTCTGGCGAAGCTCGGCTGA
- a CDS encoding 4Fe-4S dicluster domain-containing protein: MDVVITDLNPRFKHEVAKEEGGEHIKYCFQCGTCTSGCPVSEIDSKYNPRRIIRMVILGMREQVLRSDFIWLCSTCYTCYERCPQDVRITEVMNALKNMAVREGYIHPAFRAQAELIGSHGRLYEVDEFTEEKREELGLARLSGDIAEVAEIFKVTGLADLLSAESQEPVSTASA; the protein is encoded by the coding sequence ATGGATGTTGTGATCACAGATCTCAACCCCAGGTTTAAGCATGAGGTCGCGAAGGAGGAGGGCGGCGAGCATATAAAGTATTGCTTCCAGTGCGGCACCTGTACATCGGGTTGCCCCGTCAGCGAGATAGATAGCAAGTATAACCCCAGGCGCATCATCCGCATGGTCATACTGGGGATGAGGGAACAGGTCCTGAGGAGCGATTTCATATGGCTCTGCTCCACGTGCTACACCTGCTACGAGCGCTGCCCGCAGGATGTCAGGATCACCGAGGTCATGAACGCCTTGAAGAACATGGCCGTTCGTGAGGGGTACATCCACCCTGCCTTCAGGGCTCAGGCGGAACTAATCGGCTCGCATGGCAGGCTGTATGAGGTCGATGAATTCACAGAGGAAAAGCGGGAGGAGCTCGGGCTCGCCCGGCTCTCCGGGGACATCGCCGAGGTCGCCGAGATCTTCAAGGTCACGGGGCTCGCTGACTTGCTGAGCGCGGAATCCCAGGAGCCGGTCAGCACGGCGAGCGCGTGA
- the gcvH gene encoding glycine cleavage system protein GcvH: MDVQGYSLPDELYYDTNHSWGRVEGDIMVVGINDFAQKLAGEFVSVDLPPEGKKVQQGKPLASVESGKWVGRVYAPVSGEIVEVNEALEDDPTVLNSDPYGYGWVAKIKFDNPAELENLLQAGKAAEWLEEEIAKHVKK, encoded by the coding sequence ATGGATGTTCAGGGATATTCGCTGCCGGATGAGCTCTATTACGACACGAACCATAGCTGGGGCCGGGTCGAGGGCGATATCATGGTCGTCGGGATCAATGATTTCGCGCAGAAGCTGGCGGGGGAGTTCGTTTCGGTTGACCTGCCCCCGGAGGGCAAGAAGGTGCAGCAGGGAAAGCCTCTCGCCTCTGTCGAGTCGGGTAAGTGGGTTGGGCGGGTCTATGCCCCTGTGAGCGGCGAGATCGTGGAGGTCAACGAGGCCCTCGAGGACGATCCAACTGTATTGAATAGCGACCCCTATGGGTACGGCTGGGTCGCCAAAATCAAATTCGATAATCCTGCAGAGCTGGAGAACCTGCTCCAGGCGGGGAAGGCCGCTGAGTGGCTCGAGGAGGAAATAGCCAAGCACGTGAAGAAATGA
- a CDS encoding methylenetetrahydrofolate reductase has protein sequence MRSGSNLEKVLAHGDFAVTGELGPPQSNDREVVVKKAKAYKGYVDAVNITDNQTAIVRMSSIAACAIAAGLGLDPVMQMTCRDRNRIAMQSDILGASALGIKNILCLTGDHQSFGNHPTSKNVYDIDSIQLIGMVKGMRDDKRFLNGEEMKSEPRMFIGAAANPFADPFEYRVVRLAKKVAAGADFIQTQAVFDVPRFRRWMEMVWDHGLHERVYILAGVIPVKSAGAMRYMKNDVPGMSVPDELVRRMEQASDPKEEGIRICVETILQLREIEGVSGIHLMPIMWESIAPVIVERAGLLPRPVYDQDDM, from the coding sequence ATGAGATCAGGGAGCAACCTTGAAAAGGTCCTGGCGCACGGTGATTTCGCCGTCACGGGCGAGCTCGGCCCCCCGCAGAGCAATGACAGGGAGGTCGTGGTCAAGAAGGCGAAGGCCTACAAGGGCTATGTCGATGCGGTAAACATAACGGACAACCAGACGGCCATCGTGAGGATGTCGAGCATCGCCGCGTGCGCGATCGCCGCCGGGCTCGGCCTGGATCCTGTGATGCAGATGACCTGCCGCGACAGGAACAGGATCGCCATGCAAAGCGATATCCTCGGCGCATCTGCTCTCGGCATCAAGAATATATTGTGTCTGACGGGTGACCATCAAAGCTTTGGGAATCACCCAACATCGAAGAACGTTTACGATATCGACTCGATTCAACTGATCGGCATGGTCAAGGGCATGCGGGACGACAAGAGATTCTTGAATGGCGAGGAGATGAAGTCCGAGCCGCGGATGTTTATAGGGGCGGCGGCGAACCCCTTCGCCGACCCGTTCGAATACCGGGTTGTGCGGCTTGCGAAGAAGGTCGCTGCCGGCGCCGACTTCATCCAGACGCAGGCGGTCTTCGATGTCCCGAGGTTCAGAAGGTGGATGGAGATGGTGTGGGATCACGGCCTCCACGAGAGGGTGTATATCCTGGCGGGGGTGATACCTGTAAAGTCGGCGGGCGCCATGAGGTACATGAAGAACGATGTTCCTGGCATGAGCGTGCCGGATGAGCTGGTGAGGCGCATGGAGCAGGCCTCCGATCCCAAGGAGGAAGGCATCAGGATATGCGTGGAGACGATCCTGCAGCTGCGGGAGATCGAGGGCGTGAGCGGCATCCATCTCATGCCGATAATGTGGGAGAGTATTGCGCCTGTTATCGTCGAGCGGGCGGGCCTCTTGCCGAGGCCGGTGTATGACCAGGACGATATGTAG
- a CDS encoding hydrogenase iron-sulfur subunit translates to MPKIVAFACEHSAYEAAAAAAALGQKTGETMPMEATVPGENPGFQVGRVGGVEIVKVPCTGRVEVIDILKALEGGADGVIVLGCFEEACHYLTGNVRAKKRVGYVRRLIRDIGIEEDRIQFFHLAPDMDARFSRIIEEFSRQVENMGPGPATGITVTGIGTGAREQGLATGEQAQAARAR, encoded by the coding sequence ATGCCTAAGATCGTCGCTTTCGCTTGCGAGCATTCTGCATATGAGGCCGCGGCCGCAGCCGCAGCGCTCGGGCAGAAAACAGGGGAAACCATGCCTATGGAGGCAACAGTGCCCGGCGAAAACCCAGGGTTCCAGGTGGGTCGGGTGGGTGGGGTTGAAATCGTGAAAGTCCCCTGCACCGGTAGGGTGGAGGTCATCGATATCCTCAAGGCCCTCGAGGGTGGGGCGGACGGCGTCATCGTGCTTGGTTGCTTTGAGGAGGCGTGCCACTATCTCACAGGGAACGTGCGGGCGAAGAAGCGCGTGGGGTATGTTCGCAGGCTTATCCGGGACATTGGGATCGAGGAGGATAGGATTCAATTCTTTCACCTCGCCCCGGATATGGATGCGCGTTTCTCCAGGATCATTGAGGAGTTTTCGAGGCAGGTCGAAAACATGGGTCCCGGTCCCGCCACGGGGATTACAGTTACAGGGATAGGGACAGGGGCGAGAGAGCAGGGGCTTGCGACAGGGGAGCAGGCTCAGGCAGCGCGAGCGAGGTGA